The following coding sequences lie in one Ferviditalea candida genomic window:
- the proS gene encoding proline--tRNA ligase, with the protein MSKEKQFVKEITPQNEDFSRWYIDVIRKADLMDYAPVKGCIVFKPDGYELWELCQRELDARFKETGHRNAYFPLFIPESFFMKEKEHVEGFNPELPWVTEAGGEKLEERLAIRPTSETIIGHMYSKWIQSYRDLPLMINQWANVVRWEKRTLPFLRTSEFLWQEGHTAHETEDEARRETMQMLEIYRNFVEGFLAIPVIVGQKTPSEKFAGAVDTYSIEAMMKDGKAVQAGTSHYLGQNFAKAFDIKYLDRENQQQHVFTTSWGVSTRLIGAIIMVHGDDRGLALPPKVAPTQVIMIPIGPAKTRDQVVDRTYELQKQLKDAGIRVRVDDRPDQSPGWKFNEYEMRGIPIRLELGPRDLENGQTVLVARTGGEKRIVSQEKLVEEVGRMLDEIQQNMFIQAKAFMDSHFYSVDTLDEMKQRIQQERGFFLAGWCGSEACEHQVKEETGATSRNIPFEVKEHKTKCLVCEESAKHTVVFAKAY; encoded by the coding sequence ATGTCCAAGGAAAAACAATTTGTCAAAGAAATCACACCGCAAAATGAAGATTTTTCACGCTGGTATATCGATGTCATCCGAAAAGCCGATTTGATGGATTATGCTCCGGTGAAAGGCTGCATCGTCTTTAAACCGGACGGATATGAACTGTGGGAATTATGTCAGCGGGAGCTTGACGCCAGGTTCAAGGAAACCGGACATCGCAACGCCTATTTTCCGCTGTTCATTCCTGAAAGCTTTTTTATGAAAGAAAAGGAGCATGTCGAAGGCTTTAATCCCGAGCTGCCTTGGGTAACGGAAGCCGGCGGCGAAAAGCTGGAGGAAAGGCTGGCCATCCGGCCGACCTCGGAAACCATCATCGGACACATGTATTCCAAGTGGATTCAGTCCTACAGGGACCTACCGCTGATGATCAATCAGTGGGCGAATGTGGTGCGCTGGGAAAAACGCACGCTGCCGTTTCTTCGGACAAGCGAGTTTTTGTGGCAGGAAGGCCATACCGCGCACGAGACGGAGGACGAAGCTCGCCGCGAAACGATGCAGATGCTGGAAATTTACCGCAATTTTGTGGAGGGGTTTTTGGCGATTCCGGTTATCGTCGGGCAGAAAACGCCTTCCGAGAAATTTGCCGGAGCCGTGGACACCTATTCGATTGAAGCGATGATGAAGGACGGCAAGGCGGTTCAAGCCGGAACCTCCCATTACCTTGGACAAAATTTTGCCAAAGCCTTCGACATCAAATACCTGGACCGCGAGAATCAACAGCAGCATGTGTTTACCACATCCTGGGGAGTAAGCACCCGGCTGATCGGAGCGATCATCATGGTGCACGGCGACGACCGCGGTTTGGCTCTGCCGCCTAAAGTGGCTCCGACCCAGGTCATCATGATTCCGATCGGGCCGGCCAAAACCAGGGATCAGGTTGTGGACAGAACCTATGAGCTCCAGAAGCAATTAAAGGATGCCGGGATTCGTGTGCGGGTCGATGATCGACCGGATCAGAGCCCGGGCTGGAAATTCAACGAATATGAAATGCGCGGCATACCGATCAGATTGGAGTTGGGGCCCCGCGATTTGGAGAATGGACAGACTGTGCTTGTAGCCAGAACGGGCGGAGAAAAGCGGATCGTCTCGCAAGAGAAGCTTGTGGAGGAAGTCGGCAGAATGCTGGACGAAATTCAGCAGAATATGTTCATACAGGCCAAAGCATTTATGGATTCGCATTTTTATTCGGTGGACACTTTGGATGAAATGAAGCAGCGGATCCAGCAGGAGCGAGGATTTTTCCTGGCCGGCTGGTGCGGCTCGGAAGCCTGCGAGCATCAGGTCAAAGAGGAGACGGGAGCAACCAGCAGAAATATTCCGTTTGAAGTGAAAGAGCATAAGACGAAATGCTTGGTCTGCGAGGAATCTGCGAAGCATACCGTGGTATTTGCAAAAGCGTATTAA
- the rseP gene encoding RIP metalloprotease RseP, with translation MFSPQVIFLTVLVFFLLVGIHEFGHFYFARRAGILVREFAIGFGPKLFSYRKNETRYTIRLLPLGGYVRMAGEDPEVVSVNPGQSVALKVQDGQVTRLFVDQLDMRTDVYRGIVDSLDLEKKLRITLEAEGSLLSFPVHPQAQIVSKGTETQIAPLNRQFGSKTVGQRAMAIFAGPMMNFLLAFILFLIFSWMTGIPEHVQLSKVLPNSAAAAAKLQPNDVILSIEGKSIGADTEKMIQMISSSAGKEMVWQVRRGDAVQLVNITPQDQNGRGMVGIEIRLLSRKASPLEIVQGAGESMAFFTQEIFKGLQKLVSLQVKMDDLGGPVRMVEVTGQVANMGIVYLVKWAALLSLYLGIFNLLPFPALDGSRLIFIGIEALRGKPVDPARESMVHFIGFAMLMLLMLAVTYNDILRLFKG, from the coding sequence TTGTTTAGTCCTCAGGTGATATTTTTAACGGTACTGGTCTTTTTTCTTCTGGTCGGCATTCACGAATTCGGGCATTTTTACTTTGCCAGACGGGCCGGTATTCTCGTAAGGGAGTTTGCGATCGGCTTCGGTCCCAAGCTTTTTTCATATAGAAAAAACGAAACCAGATATACCATCAGGTTGCTCCCGTTGGGCGGATATGTAAGAATGGCCGGCGAGGATCCGGAGGTTGTAAGCGTCAATCCGGGACAAAGCGTAGCCTTGAAGGTGCAGGACGGACAGGTCACCCGTCTGTTTGTGGATCAGTTGGATATGCGCACGGATGTCTACCGCGGAATTGTCGACAGCTTGGATCTGGAAAAAAAATTACGGATTACGTTGGAGGCGGAAGGGTCGCTGCTGTCGTTTCCTGTCCATCCGCAGGCGCAAATTGTGTCCAAGGGGACGGAAACCCAAATCGCGCCGTTAAACCGACAGTTTGGCAGCAAAACGGTCGGTCAGCGGGCAATGGCGATTTTTGCCGGTCCGATGATGAATTTCCTGCTGGCTTTTATTTTGTTCCTCATATTTTCGTGGATGACTGGAATTCCCGAACATGTTCAATTGTCTAAAGTGCTGCCGAATTCCGCTGCGGCGGCGGCAAAGCTGCAGCCGAATGACGTTATCCTTTCGATTGAGGGGAAATCGATCGGCGCTGACACGGAAAAGATGATCCAAATGATCTCGTCCTCCGCCGGAAAAGAAATGGTTTGGCAGGTACGGCGGGGGGATGCCGTTCAACTGGTCAATATTACGCCGCAGGACCAAAACGGAAGAGGGATGGTCGGCATCGAAATTCGCCTGCTGTCGCGCAAAGCGAGTCCGCTGGAAATCGTGCAAGGCGCGGGCGAGTCGATGGCTTTCTTTACGCAGGAAATCTTCAAGGGTCTGCAAAAATTGGTGTCTCTTCAGGTGAAGATGGATGATCTGGGAGGTCCCGTCCGGATGGTCGAAGTGACCGGGCAGGTGGCCAATATGGGCATCGTCTATCTGGTCAAATGGGCGGCGCTGCTCAGTCTGTACCTCGGCATTTTCAATCTTCTGCCTTTTCCGGCGCTGGACGGGAGCCGATTGATCTTTATCGGCATTGAAGCGCTGCGGGGCAAACCGGTCGATCCGGCCCGGGAGAGCATGGTCCACTTCATCGGCTTTGCCATGCTGATGCTGCTGATGCTTGCGGTCACTTATAACGATATACTCCGGTTGTTCAAGGGATAG
- a CDS encoding 1-deoxy-D-xylulose-5-phosphate reductoisomerase gives MKRISILGSTGSIGTQALDVIAKHPDGFRVEGLAAGSNLEVLIRQIRQFRPRKVSVATRQLADELKLAVAGDVEIYSGDEGLLEIAAGTDADMVITALVGSQGLKSTLAAIEAGKQIGLANKETLVSGGHLVMELAARNRVGILPIDSEHSAIFQCLNGEARTDASRIILTASGGAFRDRTREQLKGVTVEQALRHPNWSMGAKITIDSATMVNKGLEVIEAHWLFGMDYRQIDVVLHPESIVHSMVEFADTSVIAQLGTPDMRVPIQYALTYPERLPSPGKRLDLTTVGSLHFRQMDEERFPCLKLAYECGRAGGTATAVFNAANEMAVARFLRREIEFLQIEDIIRQVVDRHQTVSVPQLEEILEADRWARSVAASL, from the coding sequence ATGAAACGGATCTCCATTTTGGGCTCGACCGGCTCGATTGGAACACAGGCTTTGGATGTCATTGCCAAGCATCCCGACGGCTTTCGGGTGGAAGGCTTGGCTGCCGGCTCGAACCTTGAGGTGCTGATCAGGCAAATCCGGCAGTTTCGGCCGCGCAAAGTATCTGTGGCCACGCGTCAGCTTGCGGACGAATTGAAGCTGGCCGTCGCCGGAGATGTTGAAATATATTCGGGTGATGAGGGTCTTCTGGAAATTGCGGCAGGAACGGATGCCGATATGGTCATCACGGCATTGGTAGGCAGTCAGGGACTGAAATCTACGCTCGCCGCAATTGAGGCCGGCAAACAGATCGGTTTGGCCAATAAGGAAACCTTGGTGAGCGGCGGCCATTTGGTCATGGAGCTGGCCGCGCGGAATCGCGTCGGCATTCTGCCGATCGATTCGGAGCATTCCGCGATTTTTCAATGCTTGAACGGGGAGGCGCGAACGGACGCATCGCGGATTATCCTGACGGCTTCCGGAGGAGCCTTCCGCGACCGTACGAGAGAGCAGTTGAAAGGGGTTACCGTCGAGCAGGCGCTTCGCCATCCGAACTGGTCGATGGGGGCGAAGATTACAATCGATTCCGCAACCATGGTCAATAAGGGATTGGAAGTCATTGAAGCGCACTGGTTGTTCGGCATGGATTACCGGCAAATCGATGTCGTCCTGCATCCGGAAAGCATCGTTCATTCCATGGTTGAATTTGCCGACACCAGCGTTATCGCCCAATTGGGCACTCCGGATATGCGCGTGCCCATCCAATATGCGCTGACTTATCCGGAAAGGCTTCCTTCGCCCGGCAAACGATTGGATTTAACGACAGTCGGCTCGCTGCATTTTCGCCAGATGGATGAAGAACGCTTTCCCTGCTTGAAGCTGGCCTATGAATGCGGCAGAGCGGGAGGAACGGCCACTGCGGTATTCAACGCCGCCAATGAAATGGCGGTTGCCAGGTTCCTTCGCCGGGAAATCGAGTTTTTACAAATCGAAGATATTATACGGCAAGTGGTTGACCGGCACCAAACCGTTTCCGTTCCGCAGCTGGAGGAAATTCTGGAAGCGGATCGGTGGGCGCGTTCGGTAGCGGCCTCATTATAG
- a CDS encoding phosphatidate cytidylyltransferase: MKQRITTGILAGAGFLVLLYLGGAWFALIISVLALIGYYEFISMMKLRHTDPASIIGYLSIAFLVIPRSQESHALGIFSFETGIWAMMVLFLLATVVTKNRTNVHDVSILFLGTLYIGTGFHFMGLTRSLEHGLFWTLLVFACIWATDSGAYFTGWAIGKRLLWPSISPKKTVEGAVGGILFSVVTAIGFSLYSPDLLSVRQALLIAVLASIFSQLGDFVESALKRSQGVKDSGTILPGHGGILDRVDSWLFVFPMVHLFALLS; encoded by the coding sequence TTGAAGCAGCGAATCACAACAGGAATCTTGGCCGGTGCCGGTTTCTTAGTATTATTATATTTGGGCGGCGCTTGGTTTGCTCTGATCATTTCCGTGCTGGCGTTAATCGGATATTATGAATTCATCAGCATGATGAAATTGCGGCATACCGATCCTGCGTCAATCATTGGTTATCTCTCCATAGCATTTTTAGTGATTCCCCGATCCCAAGAATCCCATGCTCTCGGAATTTTCTCCTTCGAGACGGGGATATGGGCCATGATGGTTTTGTTTCTGTTGGCAACCGTAGTGACCAAAAACCGGACGAACGTCCATGATGTGTCGATCCTGTTTTTGGGCACGCTGTACATAGGAACCGGATTTCATTTCATGGGATTGACCCGTTCCCTGGAACACGGTCTTTTTTGGACGCTGCTCGTATTTGCCTGCATATGGGCAACCGATTCAGGCGCTTATTTTACAGGCTGGGCCATCGGAAAAAGACTTCTTTGGCCTTCCATCAGTCCCAAAAAAACGGTGGAAGGGGCGGTTGGAGGGATTCTGTTTTCCGTTGTGACGGCAATCGGATTTTCCCTGTATTCCCCTGATCTGCTTTCTGTTCGTCAGGCGCTGCTGATCGCTGTTCTGGCATCGATATTCAGCCAGCTTGGAGATTTTGTGGAATCGGCTTTGAAGCGTTCACAAGGAGTGAAGGATTCCGGCACGATTTTGCCCGGTCATGGGGGTATTTTGGATCGCGTAGACAGCTGGCTGTTTGTTTTTCCGATGGTTCATTTGTTTGCGCTGTTATCGTGA
- a CDS encoding isoprenyl transferase, with protein MIGRFLKSFRRNEEIDWNSLSKEKIPEHVAVIMDGNGRWAKRHGLPRIAGHRAGMETVKKIIKAADRLGVKVLTLYAFSTENWKRPKEEVDFLMKLPQEFLLIELDELIARNVQVRMMGWKEDLPAHTLKAVEEAVKKTEHNTGLILNFALNYGSRREMIEGFKKMAGEIQSGRLSIDQIAEEQFPKYLHTGRLPDPDLMIRTSGEQRISNFMLWQLAYTELWFTDVFWPEFTEQHFYQAIRDYQHRGRRYGGL; from the coding sequence ATGATTGGACGATTTTTGAAAAGCTTCCGAAGGAACGAAGAAATCGATTGGAATTCCCTGAGCAAAGAAAAAATTCCCGAACATGTCGCGGTGATCATGGACGGAAACGGCCGATGGGCGAAACGCCACGGGCTTCCGAGAATTGCCGGCCACAGGGCCGGAATGGAGACGGTCAAAAAAATCATCAAGGCTGCCGATCGTTTGGGAGTTAAGGTGTTAACGCTTTATGCTTTTTCCACAGAAAACTGGAAAAGGCCGAAAGAGGAAGTCGATTTCCTGATGAAGCTTCCGCAGGAGTTTTTGTTGATCGAGCTTGATGAGCTGATAGCTCGGAATGTTCAGGTCCGGATGATGGGTTGGAAGGAAGACCTTCCGGCTCATACGCTCAAAGCTGTGGAAGAAGCGGTTAAAAAAACGGAGCACAACACCGGATTGATTTTGAATTTTGCTCTGAATTACGGAAGCCGCCGGGAAATGATCGAAGGTTTTAAAAAAATGGCCGGTGAGATCCAAAGCGGCAGATTGAGCATTGATCAGATTGCGGAAGAGCAATTTCCCAAATATCTCCACACCGGCCGGCTGCCGGATCCGGATTTGATGATACGGACCAGCGGCGAACAAAGAATCAGCAATTTTATGCTTTGGCAGTTGGCTTATACCGAACTATGGTTTACTGATGTTTTTTGGCCGGAATTCACGGAACAGCATTTCTATCAGGCAATCAGGGATTATCAGCATCGGGGAAGACGATACGGCGGCCTCTAG
- the frr gene encoding ribosome recycling factor: MPQTVMKNTEERMEKAIASLKKDLAALRAGRATPALLDRVQVDYYGTMTPVNQLASINAPDSRTLMIQPWDKTALNDIEKAILKSDLGVTPSNDGSMIRIVLPMLTEERRAELVKMSKRYGEEAKVAIRNIRRDANDDIKKLEKTTISEDESRRYQDDIQKLTDKFVAEIDKTLIAKEKEIMEV; this comes from the coding sequence ATGCCGCAGACTGTCATGAAAAATACGGAAGAGCGCATGGAGAAGGCTATAGCATCCTTGAAAAAAGATTTGGCCGCGCTGAGGGCCGGCCGGGCTACTCCCGCGCTGCTGGACAGGGTTCAGGTGGATTACTACGGAACCATGACTCCGGTGAATCAGCTCGCCAGTATTAATGCTCCGGATTCGCGCACGCTGATGATTCAGCCATGGGATAAAACCGCATTAAACGATATCGAAAAAGCCATACTTAAATCTGATCTCGGCGTGACCCCCAGCAACGACGGAAGCATGATTCGGATCGTCCTGCCGATGCTTACCGAGGAAAGGCGTGCAGAATTGGTGAAAATGTCCAAGAGGTATGGGGAAGAAGCGAAGGTTGCAATCCGGAACATTCGCCGGGATGCTAATGATGACATCAAGAAACTGGAGAAAACAACGATATCCGAGGATGAATCAAGACGATATCAAGATGACATTCAGAAATTGACGGATAAATTTGTGGCTGAAATCGACAAAACCTTAATCGCAAAAGAAAAGGAAATCATGGAAGTATAA
- the pyrH gene encoding UMP kinase — MKQPIFKRIILKLSGEALAGQQGYGIDADVISSIAEQVEEVVALNVQVAIVVGGGNIWRGISGSAKGMDRATADYMGMLATVMNSLALQSALEKIGVPTRVQTSIEMQQVAEPYIRRRAIRHLEKGRVVIFAGGTGNPYFSTDTTAALRAAEIEAEVILMAKNKVDGVYSADPFLDVHAEKFETLTYLEMLNKNLGVMDSTASSLCMDNDIPLIVFSITEKGNIKRAVIGEKIGTTVKGSVD, encoded by the coding sequence ATGAAACAGCCGATTTTCAAACGGATCATCTTAAAGCTTAGCGGAGAAGCGTTGGCCGGCCAACAAGGATATGGAATCGATGCGGATGTCATCTCATCCATTGCCGAGCAGGTGGAAGAAGTCGTCGCCTTAAACGTCCAGGTCGCCATCGTCGTAGGCGGAGGCAATATTTGGAGGGGGATTTCCGGCAGCGCCAAAGGTATGGACAGGGCAACGGCCGATTATATGGGAATGCTGGCAACCGTGATGAACTCCCTGGCCCTCCAAAGCGCTTTGGAGAAGATAGGGGTTCCGACCCGCGTACAGACATCGATTGAAATGCAGCAGGTTGCCGAGCCTTATATTAGAAGAAGAGCGATTCGCCATTTGGAAAAGGGGCGTGTCGTCATTTTTGCCGGCGGCACGGGAAACCCGTATTTTTCCACAGATACCACAGCTGCATTGCGGGCAGCGGAGATTGAAGCGGAAGTCATTTTGATGGCGAAAAACAAAGTCGATGGCGTTTATTCGGCGGATCCGTTCCTGGATGTCCATGCGGAAAAATTCGAGACCCTCACCTATTTGGAGATGCTGAACAAAAATTTGGGTGTCATGGATTCCACCGCATCATCGCTCTGCATGGATAACGATATCCCGTTGATTGTATTTTCCATAACCGAGAAAGGCAATATCAAGCGAGCCGTTATCGGCGAAAAAATTGGTACTACCGTGAAAGGGAGTGTTGATTGA
- the tsf gene encoding translation elongation factor Ts has translation MAVTAAMVKELREKTGAGMLDCKKALEETGGDMEKAIEVLRKKGLAAAANKAGRIATEGLVESYIHGGGRIGVLVEVNCETDFVAKTDSFREFVKDIAMQIAASSPRYVSREDVNPADLEKERAFLKEQALNEGKPANIVEKMVEGRLSKYYEEFCLLEQQFIKDPDKTISQLLNEKISQIGENISIRRFVRFELGEGLEKKQDNFVEEVMAQIKK, from the coding sequence ATGGCTGTTACAGCAGCAATGGTAAAGGAGCTTCGTGAAAAAACGGGTGCGGGAATGCTCGATTGCAAAAAGGCGTTGGAGGAAACCGGCGGTGATATGGAAAAAGCAATTGAGGTTCTCCGCAAGAAAGGCTTGGCGGCAGCGGCCAACAAAGCAGGCCGTATCGCGACCGAAGGGCTTGTTGAATCCTATATTCACGGCGGTGGAAGAATCGGCGTGCTGGTCGAAGTCAACTGTGAAACGGATTTTGTGGCCAAGACGGATTCGTTCCGGGAATTTGTCAAGGACATTGCGATGCAGATTGCCGCAAGCAGCCCGCGCTATGTAAGCCGCGAGGATGTGAATCCGGCGGATTTGGAAAAAGAAAGAGCATTTTTGAAAGAGCAAGCGTTGAATGAAGGAAAACCGGCCAACATTGTGGAAAAAATGGTGGAAGGCCGCCTCAGCAAGTACTATGAAGAATTTTGCCTGCTTGAACAGCAATTCATCAAAGATCCGGACAAGACCATTAGTCAGCTGCTGAATGAAAAAATTTCCCAGATCGGTGAAAACATCTCCATTCGCCGTTTCGTTCGTTTTGAACTGGGCGAAGGCCTTGAAAAGAAACAGGATAATTTTGTTGAAGAAGTCATGGCACAAATCAAAAAATAA
- the rpsB gene encoding 30S ribosomal protein S2: MAVISMKQLLEAGVHFGHQTRRWNPKMDRYIFTERNGIYIIDLQKTVKKVEEAYNFVKSIAENNGSIMFVGTKKQAQESVAEEAERCGMYYVNQRWLGGTLTNFETIQKRIDRLHQLERMEEDGTFSVLPKKEVILLNKEKARLEKFLGGIKGMKKLPDALFIIDPRKERIAVAEARKLGIPIVGIVDTNCDPDEIDYVIPGNDDAIRAVKLLTSKMADAVIEAHQGEQTA, encoded by the coding sequence ATGGCGGTAATTTCCATGAAACAGCTTTTGGAAGCCGGGGTGCATTTCGGACATCAAACCCGTCGCTGGAATCCTAAAATGGATCGTTACATCTTCACCGAAAGAAACGGTATTTACATCATTGACCTGCAAAAAACGGTCAAAAAAGTGGAAGAGGCTTACAACTTCGTCAAATCGATCGCTGAGAACAACGGTTCGATCATGTTTGTGGGAACGAAGAAACAAGCTCAGGAATCTGTAGCCGAAGAGGCTGAACGCTGCGGGATGTATTATGTCAATCAAAGATGGCTTGGCGGTACGCTGACGAACTTCGAAACCATTCAAAAGCGGATTGACCGACTTCACCAGCTGGAGAGAATGGAAGAGGACGGAACCTTCTCCGTGCTCCCGAAAAAAGAAGTCATCCTGCTCAACAAGGAAAAAGCTCGTCTCGAGAAATTCCTCGGCGGCATAAAAGGCATGAAAAAACTGCCTGATGCGCTGTTTATCATTGACCCGCGCAAGGAAAGAATCGCTGTGGCGGAAGCTCGCAAGCTGGGCATCCCGATTGTCGGGATTGTCGATACAAACTGCGATCCGGATGAAATCGACTATGTGATTCCTGGCAACGACGACGCGATTCGTGCGGTTAAGCTTTTGACATCCAAGATGGCTGATGCTGTCATCGAAGCCCATCAGGGCGAACAAACAGCCTGA
- a CDS encoding FapA family protein: MMDNGHHLPLEHYVSVNISNDKLHAFLRFVNPDEGLTVSLVELEKILEKNGIKHGVRYDVLAEIAKDPKAFYYSEIAVAAGTPPKDGADGMIRFQFNLDQDSQKPLEREDGTIDYHEVGALNNIHKGQLIAERIPAQEGVHGKAVTGETLFSKKGKEARFKIGKNVVADEQNQYLYAVIDGLLTKTEKDKINVFPIYEVNGDVDFKTGNIEFVGTVIIRGNVLTGFKIKASGDIRVIGSVEGAELEADGSIEITAGIIANNKGSVKAGKNVKTSFIQEGNVEAAEDIIVSQSIMHSHIRAGRNVICLGSKGLIVGGVIQAGEKVTARTIGNNMSTPTSIEVGVLPELRSELVQLKKETQALYENLDKTSKTLILLDQLASAGQISPDKLALRSKLSNTKRQQTDEMNELKERILEIEKNLEDTSKAEVKIVSTIYGGSKIVIGRYTRFIKDATQRAVIKMADGEIVMRSE, from the coding sequence ATGATGGATAACGGACACCATCTACCCTTGGAACATTATGTAAGTGTCAACATCTCCAACGATAAACTTCATGCTTTCCTGCGATTTGTGAACCCGGATGAAGGTTTGACTGTCTCGCTGGTCGAGTTGGAGAAAATTCTCGAGAAAAATGGCATCAAACACGGTGTGCGCTACGATGTGCTGGCCGAAATCGCCAAAGATCCCAAAGCTTTTTATTACAGCGAGATTGCCGTGGCGGCCGGTACCCCTCCGAAAGATGGAGCCGACGGGATGATCCGCTTTCAATTTAACTTGGATCAGGACTCCCAAAAACCTCTGGAACGCGAGGACGGCACCATCGATTACCATGAGGTTGGGGCATTGAACAATATTCACAAAGGTCAGTTGATTGCTGAACGGATCCCTGCTCAAGAAGGAGTTCATGGAAAAGCCGTTACGGGAGAAACGCTGTTTTCAAAAAAGGGAAAAGAAGCCAGGTTCAAGATTGGAAAAAATGTGGTTGCCGATGAACAGAACCAATATTTATATGCCGTGATCGACGGGCTGCTTACAAAAACGGAGAAAGACAAGATAAATGTTTTTCCGATCTACGAAGTGAACGGTGATGTGGATTTCAAAACCGGAAATATCGAGTTTGTGGGCACGGTGATCATCCGCGGCAATGTGCTCACAGGCTTTAAGATCAAAGCGTCGGGAGATATCCGCGTGATCGGCAGCGTCGAAGGAGCCGAACTGGAAGCTGACGGGTCGATTGAGATCACTGCGGGAATTATCGCAAACAACAAGGGTTCCGTTAAAGCCGGAAAAAATGTCAAAACCTCCTTCATTCAGGAAGGAAATGTCGAGGCCGCGGAGGATATCATTGTTTCGCAAAGCATTATGCATTCCCATATCCGCGCGGGAAGAAATGTCATATGTTTGGGCAGTAAAGGCCTGATTGTAGGAGGGGTCATTCAGGCTGGAGAAAAAGTAACGGCCAGAACCATCGGCAACAATATGTCGACCCCAACCTCGATCGAGGTCGGCGTGCTGCCTGAATTGAGAAGTGAGCTTGTTCAATTGAAAAAGGAGACACAGGCTCTCTATGAAAATTTGGACAAAACGAGCAAGACGCTTATTCTTCTCGATCAACTTGCTTCTGCAGGGCAGATCTCTCCGGATAAGCTTGCGCTCAGAAGCAAGCTGAGCAATACGAAACGCCAGCAAACCGATGAAATGAATGAGTTGAAGGAACGGATCCTGGAAATCGAAAAAAACCTTGAGGATACTTCCAAAGCCGAAGTAAAAATCGTTTCCACGATTTACGGGGGCTCCAAAATCGTGATCGGCCGCTACACCCGATTTATCAAGGATGCCACCCAACGGGCGGTCATCAAAATGGCTGACGGCGAAATTGTAATGCGGTCTGAATAA
- a CDS encoding FliA/WhiG family RNA polymerase sigma factor: MIDPKQTHLTHMDLWISCKEHQDPQAKKQLIELYLPLVDFVANKMAVGLPKNVSKDDLFSYGVMGLIDAIDKFDPHRGLQFETYASWRIRGAMIDSLRQGDWVPRSVREKAKRLEEAYLKLEQQYLRSVTDQEICAFLKIDENEFQQMLQEIAVTTIFSLEDPLKEDESETRLSVLIDDKAKNPEYKVNEFYIKETLEKAIERLTEKERTVISLLYYEDLSLSEIAEVMSLSPSRISQLHSKAILRLRGALGKAKNQLLQND, from the coding sequence ATGATTGATCCGAAGCAAACACATCTTACCCATATGGATCTGTGGATCAGCTGCAAGGAACATCAAGATCCGCAGGCAAAAAAGCAACTCATTGAGCTGTATTTGCCGCTGGTTGATTTTGTTGCAAATAAAATGGCTGTCGGTCTGCCGAAGAATGTGTCCAAAGATGACTTGTTCAGCTACGGGGTAATGGGATTGATCGATGCCATCGATAAATTTGATCCTCATCGCGGACTGCAGTTTGAAACCTATGCCTCTTGGAGGATTCGCGGCGCAATGATCGATTCGCTTCGCCAGGGGGACTGGGTTCCGCGTTCCGTTCGGGAAAAGGCGAAGAGACTGGAAGAGGCTTATTTAAAATTGGAGCAGCAATATTTACGCTCTGTCACAGATCAGGAAATATGCGCTTTTCTCAAGATTGACGAAAACGAATTCCAGCAGATGCTGCAGGAAATTGCCGTCACCACGATTTTTTCTCTGGAGGATCCGCTCAAGGAGGACGAATCGGAAACCAGGCTGTCGGTTTTAATAGATGACAAGGCGAAAAACCCCGAATATAAAGTCAACGAATTTTACATAAAGGAAACGCTTGAAAAAGCGATCGAGAGATTGACCGAAAAGGAACGCACCGTCATTTCGCTGCTCTATTATGAGGATCTGTCCTTGAGCGAGATCGCCGAAGTCATGTCCTTATCGCCTTCACGAATCTCGCAACTGCATTCTAAAGCCATATTGCGGCTTAGAGGGGCATTGGGAAAGGCCAAAAATCAATTGCTGCAAAATGATTAA